In a single window of the Spodoptera frugiperda isolate SF20-4 chromosome 19, AGI-APGP_CSIRO_Sfru_2.0, whole genome shotgun sequence genome:
- the LOC118281177 gene encoding uncharacterized transmembrane protein DDB_G0289901-like isoform X6 has product MGGVKIILFIGLLSILSANAGKPKKYDNKRIHIQADNSAYTQSGVAMEAAVTDEDGTKGQRYQRDHGNYQYTNKEVTIDPKYIEKRSNDYESTNDNENIGEYSTSADGKHSKSADVYRGKYNSKGKNKYSFVGDDGTEIENEDFNEDESESETKTTTATDTVPVKKPHPAFDTQHTHLMPMQVQVPDGTEKSKWKIVSEKFIENGQPCIIMKMIAMDPDDEETRTTSTTSTNYKSRHSSNSISTYKSGNHPTDQPADGVNGNGPIVIPINNSGASQITIIGGRTSTNFGSGTTTTSATNSPGRNSYVTASNYNNGGTSSGHVITIEEPNQPRDDAAIGRKGSPSSNDANDTGSPGPGQSDAAIERKGGSPSSNDSNDTGSPGPVQSDAPKDGTSTDAGEKGKRRKIKDDKGGSSMVAGDSNGSGANSGPRGSGAASGGNAVAGGTTTGNGGGSSSVAGASTDSAANSGPGGSGAASGGNAVAGGTTTGNGGGSSSVAGASTDSAANSGPGGSGAASGGNAVAGSTTTGNGGGSTSVAGVSTDSAANSGPGGSGAASGGNAVAGGTTTGNGGSSTSVAGASTDSAAHSGPRGSGAASGGNAVSGGTTTGNGGGSTSVAGVSTDSAANSGPKGSGAASGGNAVAGSTTTGNGGGSTSVAGASTDSAANSGPGGSGAASGGNAVAGSTTTGNGGGSTSVAGASTNSAANSGPGGSGASSGGSVVVGSIVIPVPPTKVKGKKHKRKTVKVGGGNPITVASASSTAASHIGPKGMGAVSAGSVVVGSISTLPVVTIVKGKKGKREVIHVDKGSSTTVGSSSSTSAVHTGPKGSRDDIHDETNFSGDGNTDDENSSLEGDNSSQGDGYTTHECNEPDEDTDDGNSGSEDGGNSSEDGNIGSGDGGTTHECNEPDEDTDEGNTGSGDGGTTHECNEPDEDTDDGNSGSGDGGTTHECNEPDEDTDDGNSGSGDGGTTHECNEPDEDTDDGNSGSGDGGNSSEDGNIGSGDGGTTHECNEPDEDTDDGNSGSGDGGTTHECNEPDEDTDEGNTGSGDGYTTHECNEPDEDTDDGNSGSGDGGNSSEDENTGSGDGGTTHECNEPDEDTDDGNSGSGDGGNSSEDGNIGSGDGDTTHECNEPDEDTDDGNSGSGDGGNSSEDGNIGSGDGGTTHECNEPDEDTDDGNSGSGDGGTTHECNEPDEDTDEGNTGSGDGYTTHECNEPDEDTDDGNSGSGDGGNSSEDGNIGSGDGGTTHECNEPDEDTDDGNSGSGDGGTTHECNEPDEDTDDGNSGSGDGGNSSEDGNIGSGDGGTTHECNEPDEDTDDGNSGSGDGGNSSEDGNIGSGDGGTTHECNEPDEDTDEGNIGSEDGGTTHECNEPDEDTDDGNSGSGDGGTTHECNEPDEDTDDGNSGSGDGGTTHECNEPDEDTDDGNSGSGDGGTTHECNEPDEDTDDGNSGSGDGGTTHECNEPDEDTDDGNSGSGDGGTTHECNEPDEDTDEGSSGSGDNNTTDESKETGTKPGHKKHHRHHRRHKDSAEYDVGKGWDDSTDGSPDHHHHHHRRHVIVSPWKCKGKICFCFRRFKYVPKFLRDLVL; this is encoded by the exons ATGGGAGGTGTCAAGATTATTCTGTTCATCGGCTTACTCAGT atctTGAGTGCAAACGCCGGAAAAC caaaaaaatatgacaacaaACGCATCCATATACAAGCCGACAACAGCGCTTACACACAAAGCGGGGTAGCTATGGAAGCAGCTGTTACTGATGAAGACGGCACAAAGGGACAAAGATACCAACGAGACCACGGCAACTACCAATACACGAACAAAGAAGTGACTATCGACCCAAAATATATCGAAAAGAGATCAAACGACTACGAATCCACAAACGACAATGAAAATATTGGAGAATACAGCACCAGTGCTGATGGTAAACATAGTAAATCTGCTGATGTATACAGAGGGAAATATAATAGTAAAGGGAAGAATAAGTATAGCTTTGTTGGAGATGATGGGACAGAGATAGAAAACGAAGATTTTAATGAAGATGAATCGGAATCCGAGACTAAAACTACGACGGCTACTGACACGGTTCCTGTTAAAAAACCTCACCCTGCTTTCGATA CGCAACACACCCATCTCATGCCAATGCAGGTTCAAGTACCCG ATGGTACAGAGAAATCGAAATGGAAGATTGTATCAgaaaaattcatagaaaacggCCAACCTTGCATTATAATGAAAATGATTGCGATGG atcCTGATGATGAAGAAACTAGGACGACATCTACAACATCTACCAATTACAAATCACGTCATTCTTCTAACAGTATTTCGACATACA AAAGTGGCAACCATCCGACGGATCAGCCCGCTGACGGTGTCAATGGAAATGGACCTATTGTTATTCCGATAAATAACTCAG GTGCAtcacaaataacaataataggCGGCAGAACATCAACAAACTTTGGTTCCGGTACTACAACGACATCAGCTACCAATAGCCCTGGTAGAAACAGCTATGTAACAGCCAGCAATTACAACAACGGGGGGACTTCCTCAGGACACGTCATCACTATAGAAGAACCCAATCAACCACGTGAT GATGCTGCTATAGGAAGGAAAGGAAGCCCAAGTTCCAATGATGCAAATGATACAGGAAGTCCAGGACCTGGACAATCAGATGCTGCTATAGAAAGGAAAGGAGGAAGCCCAAGTTCCAATGATTCAAATGATACAGGAAGTCCAGGACCTGTACAATCAGATGCTCCAAAAGATGGTACTTCTACAGATGCTGGTGAAAAAGGCAAAAGAAGGAAGATAAAAGATGATAAAGGCGGTTCAAGCATGGTTGCTGGAGATAGCAACGGTAGCGGAGCTAATTCGGGTCCTAGAGGTTCAGGAGCTGCGTCCGGCGGCAATGCGGTCGCAGGTGGTACTACCACTGGAAACGGAGGAGGCTCCAGTTCTGTTGCTGGAGCTAGCACAGACAGTGCAGCTAATTCGGGTCCTGGAGGTTCTGGTGCTGCGTCCGGCGGCAATGCGGTCGCAGGTGGTACCACCACTGGAAACGGAGGAGGCTCCAGTTCTGTTGCTGGAGCTAGCACAGACAGTGCAGCTAATTCGGGTCCTGGAGGTTCAGGAGCTGCGTCCGGCGGCAATGCGGTCGCAGGCAGTACTACCACTGGAAACGGAGGAGGCTCCACTTCTGTTGCCGGAGTTAGCACAGACAGTGCAGCTAATTCGGGTCCTGGAGGTTCAGGAGCTGCGTCCGGCGGCAATGCAGTTGCAGGTGGTACCACCACTGGAAACGGAGGAAGCTCCACTTCAGTTGCTGGAGCTAGCACAGACAGTGCAGCTCATTCGGGTCCTAGAGGTTCAGGAGCTGCGTCCGGCGGCAATGCGGTCTCAGGTGGTACTACCACTGGAAACGGAGGAGGCTCCACTTCTGTTGCTGGAGTTAGCACAGACAGTGCAGCTAATTCGGGTCCTAAAGGTTCTGGTGCTGCGTCCGGCGGCAATGCGGTCGCAGGCAGTACTACCACTGGAAACGGAGGAGGCTCCACTTCTGTTGCCGGAGCTAGCACAGACAGTGCAGCTAATTCGGGTCCTGGAGGTTCAGGAGCTGCGTCCGGCGGCAATGCGGTCGCAGGCAGTACTACCACTGGCAACGGAGGAGGCTCCACTTCTGTTGCTGGGGCTAGCACAAACAGTGCAGCTAATTCGGGTCCTGGAGGTTCAGGAGCATCCTCAGGAGGCAGTGTCGTTGTGGGTAGCATAGTTATCCCGGTTCCACCAACTAAAGTCAAAGGCAAAAAACACAAACGCAAGACAGTAAAAGTCGGCGGAGGTAACCCTATCACTGTTGCTTCTGCAAGTTCAACTGCCGCATCGCATATTGGACCTAAAGGAATGGGCGCTGTTTCAGCTGGTAGTGTCGTTGTGGGCAGTATATCTACATTACCAGTCGTAACTATAGTGAAAGGTAAAAAGGGCAAGCGTGAAGTTATCCATGTCGATAAAGGAAGCTCAACAACTGTCGGTTCATCCAGTTCCACTTCTGCAGTTCACACTGGACCGAAAGGATCCAGGGATGACATTCATGATGAAACTAACTTTTCTGGAGATGGTAACACCGATGATGAAAATTCCAGTCTGGAAGGTGATAATTCCAGTCAGGGAGATGGATATACCACTCACGAATGCAACGAACCAGATGAGGACACCGATGACGGAAATAGCGGCTCCGAAGATGGAGGTAACAGCTCTGAAGATGGAAATATCGGCTCCGGAGATGGAGGTACCACTCACGAATGCAACGAACCAGATGAGGACACCGATGAGGGAAATACCGGCTCCGGAGATGGAGGTACCACTCACGAATGCAACGAACCAGATGAGGACACCGATGATGGAAATAGCGGCTCCGGTGATGGAGGTACCACTCACGAATGCAACGAACCAGATGAGGACACCGATGATGGAAATAGCGGCTCCGGTGATGGAGGTACCACTCACGAATGCAACGAACCAGATGAGGACACCGATGACGGAAATAGCGGCTCCGGTGATGGAGGTAACAGCTCTGAAGATGGAAATATCGGCTCCGGAGATGGAGGTACCACTCACGAATGCAACGAACCAGATGAGGACACCGATGATGGAAATAGCGGCTCCGGTGATGGAGGTACCACTCACGAATGCAACGAACCAGATGAGGACACCGATGAGGGAAATACCGGCTCCGGAGATGGATATACCACTCACGAATGCAACGAACCAGATGAGGACACCGATGATGGAAATAGCGGCTCCGGTGATGGAGGTAACAGCTCTGAAGATGAAAATACCGGCTCCGGAGATGGAGGTACCACTCACGAATGCAACGAACCAGATGAGGACACCGATGATGGAAATAGCGGCTCCGGTGATGGAGGTAACAGCTCTGAAGATGGAAATATCGGCTCCGGAGATGGAGATACCACTCACGAATGCAACGAACCAGATGAGGACACCGATGATGGAAATAGCGGCTCCGGTGATGGAG GTAACAGCTCTGAAGATGGAAATATCGGCTCCGGAGATGGAGGTACCACTCACGAATGCAACGAACCAGATGAGGACACCGATGATGGAAATAGCGGCTCCGGTGATGGAGGTACCACTCACGAATGCAACGAACCAGATGAGGACACCGATGAGGGAAATACCGGCTCCGGAGATGGATATACCACTCACGAATGCAACGAACCAGATGAGGACACCGATGATGGAAATAGCGGCTCCGGTGATGGAG GTAACAGCTCTGAAGATGGAAATATCGGCTCCGGAGATGGAG GTACCACTCACGAATGCAACGAACCAGATGAGGACACCGATGATGGAAATAGCGGCTCCGGTGATGGAGGTACCACTCACGAATGCAACGAACCAGATGAGGACACCGATGACGGAAATAGCGGCTCCGGTGATGGAGGTAACAGCTCTGAAGATGGAAATATCGGCTCCGGAGATGGAGGTACCACTCACGAATGCAACGAACCAGATGAGGACACCGATGACGGAAATAGCGGCTCCGGTGATGGAGGTAACAGCTCTGAAGATGGAAATATCGGCTCCGGAGATGGAG GTACCACTCACGAATGTAACGAACCAGATGAGGACACCGATGAGGGAAATATCGGCTCCGAAGATGGAGGTACCACTCACGAATGTAACGAACCAGATGAGGACACCGATGATGGAAATAGCGGCTCCGGTGATGGAGGTACCACTCACGAATGCAACGAACCAGATGAGGACACCGATGATGGAAATAGCGGCTCCGGTGATGGAGGTACCACTCACGAATGCAACGAACCAGATGAGGACACCGATGATGGAAATAGCGGCTCCGGTGATGGAGGTACCACTCACGAATGCAACGAACCAGATGAGGACACCGATGATGGAAATAGCGGCTCCGGTGATGGAGGTACCACTCACGAATGCAACGAACCAGATGAGGACACCGATGATGGAAATAGCGGCTCCGGTGATGGAGGTACCACTCACGAATGCAACGAACCTGATGAGGACACCGATGAGGGAAGCTCCGGCTCCGGAGATAATAATACCACTGATGAAAGTAAAGAGACCGGAACAAAACCAGGACATAAGAAGCACCACAGACATCATCGCAGACATAAAGACTCCGCTGAATACGACGTCGGTAAAGGATGGGATGATTCAACGGACGGTAGCcctgatcatcatcatcatcatcataggAGACACGTTATCGTCTCACCTTGGAAATGCAAAGGAAAGATTTGCTTCTGTTTCCGAAGATTTAAATATGTGCCGAAATTTCTTCGCGATTTAGTTTTGTAA
- the LOC118281177 gene encoding uncharacterized transmembrane protein DDB_G0289901-like isoform X14, which translates to MGGVKIILFIGLLSILSANAGKPKKYDNKRIHIQADNSAYTQSGVAMEAAVTDEDGTKGQRYQRDHGNYQYTNKEVTIDPKYIEKRSNDYESTNDNENIGEYSTSADGKHSKSADVYRGKYNSKGKNKYSFVGDDGTEIENEDFNEDESESETKTTTATDTVPVKKPHPAFDTQHTHLMPMQVQVPDGTEKSKWKIVSEKFIENGQPCIIMKMIAMDPDDEETRTTSTTSTNYKSRHSSNSISTYKSGNHPTDQPADGVNGNGPIVIPINNSGASQITIIGGRTSTNFGSGTTTTSATNSPGRNSYVTASNYNNGGTSSGHVITIEEPNQPRDDAAIGRKGSPSSNDANDTGSPGPGQSDAAIERKGGSPSSNDSNDTGSPGPVQSDAPKDGTSTDAGEKGKRRKIKDDKGGSSMVAGDSNGSGANSGPRGSGAASGGNAVAGGTTTGNGGGSSSVAGASTDSAANSGPGGSGAASGGNAVAGGTTTGNGGGSSSVAGASTDSAANSGPGGSGAASGGNAVAGSTTTGNGGGSTSVAGVSTDSAANSGPGGSGAASGGNAVAGGTTTGNGGSSTSVAGASTDSAAHSGPRGSGAASGGNAVSGGTTTGNGGGSTSVAGVSTDSAANSGPKGSGAASGGNAVAGSTTTGNGGGSTSVAGASTDSAANSGPGGSGAASGGNAVAGSTTTGNGGGSTSVAGASTNSAANSGPGGSGASSGGSVVVGSIVIPVPPTKVKGKKHKRKTVKVGGGNPITVASASSTAASHIGPKGMGAVSAGSVVVGSISTLPVVTIVKGKKGKREVIHVDKGSSTTVGSSSSTSAVHTGPKGSRDDIHDETNFSGDGNTDDENSSLEGDNSSQGDGYTTHECNEPDEDTDDGNSGSEDGGNSSEDGNIGSGDGGTTHECNEPDEDTDEGNTGSGDGGTTHECNEPDEDTDDGNSGSGDGGTTHECNEPDEDTDDGNSGSGDGGTTHECNEPDEDTDDGNSGSGDGGNSSEDGNIGSGDGGTTHECNEPDEDTDDGNSGSGDGGTTHECNEPDEDTDEGNTGSGDGYTTHECNEPDEDTDDGNSGSGDGGNSSEDENTGSGDGGTTHECNEPDEDTDDGNSGSGDGGNSSEDGNIGSGDGDTTHECNEPDEDTDDGNSGSGDGGNSSEDGNIGSGDGGTTHECNEPDEDTDDGNSGSGDGGTTHECNEPDEDTDEGNTGSGDGYTTHECNEPDEDTDDGNSGSGDGGTTHECNEPDEDTDDGNSGSGDGGNSSEDGNIGSGDGGTTHECNEPDEDTDDGNSGSGDGGNSSEDGNIGSGDGGTTHECNEPDEDTDEGNIGSEDGGTTHECNEPDEDTDDGNSGSGDGGTTHECNEPDEDTDDGNSGSGDGGTTHECNEPDEDTDDGNSGSGDGGTTHECNEPDEDTDDGNSGSGDGGTTHECNEPDEDTDDGNSGSGDGGTTHECNEPDEDTDEGSSGSGDNNTTDESKETGTKPGHKKHHRHHRRHKDSAEYDVGKGWDDSTDGSPDHHHHHHRRHVIVSPWKCKGKICFCFRRFKYVPKFLRDLVL; encoded by the exons ATGGGAGGTGTCAAGATTATTCTGTTCATCGGCTTACTCAGT atctTGAGTGCAAACGCCGGAAAAC caaaaaaatatgacaacaaACGCATCCATATACAAGCCGACAACAGCGCTTACACACAAAGCGGGGTAGCTATGGAAGCAGCTGTTACTGATGAAGACGGCACAAAGGGACAAAGATACCAACGAGACCACGGCAACTACCAATACACGAACAAAGAAGTGACTATCGACCCAAAATATATCGAAAAGAGATCAAACGACTACGAATCCACAAACGACAATGAAAATATTGGAGAATACAGCACCAGTGCTGATGGTAAACATAGTAAATCTGCTGATGTATACAGAGGGAAATATAATAGTAAAGGGAAGAATAAGTATAGCTTTGTTGGAGATGATGGGACAGAGATAGAAAACGAAGATTTTAATGAAGATGAATCGGAATCCGAGACTAAAACTACGACGGCTACTGACACGGTTCCTGTTAAAAAACCTCACCCTGCTTTCGATA CGCAACACACCCATCTCATGCCAATGCAGGTTCAAGTACCCG ATGGTACAGAGAAATCGAAATGGAAGATTGTATCAgaaaaattcatagaaaacggCCAACCTTGCATTATAATGAAAATGATTGCGATGG atcCTGATGATGAAGAAACTAGGACGACATCTACAACATCTACCAATTACAAATCACGTCATTCTTCTAACAGTATTTCGACATACA AAAGTGGCAACCATCCGACGGATCAGCCCGCTGACGGTGTCAATGGAAATGGACCTATTGTTATTCCGATAAATAACTCAG GTGCAtcacaaataacaataataggCGGCAGAACATCAACAAACTTTGGTTCCGGTACTACAACGACATCAGCTACCAATAGCCCTGGTAGAAACAGCTATGTAACAGCCAGCAATTACAACAACGGGGGGACTTCCTCAGGACACGTCATCACTATAGAAGAACCCAATCAACCACGTGAT GATGCTGCTATAGGAAGGAAAGGAAGCCCAAGTTCCAATGATGCAAATGATACAGGAAGTCCAGGACCTGGACAATCAGATGCTGCTATAGAAAGGAAAGGAGGAAGCCCAAGTTCCAATGATTCAAATGATACAGGAAGTCCAGGACCTGTACAATCAGATGCTCCAAAAGATGGTACTTCTACAGATGCTGGTGAAAAAGGCAAAAGAAGGAAGATAAAAGATGATAAAGGCGGTTCAAGCATGGTTGCTGGAGATAGCAACGGTAGCGGAGCTAATTCGGGTCCTAGAGGTTCAGGAGCTGCGTCCGGCGGCAATGCGGTCGCAGGTGGTACTACCACTGGAAACGGAGGAGGCTCCAGTTCTGTTGCTGGAGCTAGCACAGACAGTGCAGCTAATTCGGGTCCTGGAGGTTCTGGTGCTGCGTCCGGCGGCAATGCGGTCGCAGGTGGTACCACCACTGGAAACGGAGGAGGCTCCAGTTCTGTTGCTGGAGCTAGCACAGACAGTGCAGCTAATTCGGGTCCTGGAGGTTCAGGAGCTGCGTCCGGCGGCAATGCGGTCGCAGGCAGTACTACCACTGGAAACGGAGGAGGCTCCACTTCTGTTGCCGGAGTTAGCACAGACAGTGCAGCTAATTCGGGTCCTGGAGGTTCAGGAGCTGCGTCCGGCGGCAATGCAGTTGCAGGTGGTACCACCACTGGAAACGGAGGAAGCTCCACTTCAGTTGCTGGAGCTAGCACAGACAGTGCAGCTCATTCGGGTCCTAGAGGTTCAGGAGCTGCGTCCGGCGGCAATGCGGTCTCAGGTGGTACTACCACTGGAAACGGAGGAGGCTCCACTTCTGTTGCTGGAGTTAGCACAGACAGTGCAGCTAATTCGGGTCCTAAAGGTTCTGGTGCTGCGTCCGGCGGCAATGCGGTCGCAGGCAGTACTACCACTGGAAACGGAGGAGGCTCCACTTCTGTTGCCGGAGCTAGCACAGACAGTGCAGCTAATTCGGGTCCTGGAGGTTCAGGAGCTGCGTCCGGCGGCAATGCGGTCGCAGGCAGTACTACCACTGGCAACGGAGGAGGCTCCACTTCTGTTGCTGGGGCTAGCACAAACAGTGCAGCTAATTCGGGTCCTGGAGGTTCAGGAGCATCCTCAGGAGGCAGTGTCGTTGTGGGTAGCATAGTTATCCCGGTTCCACCAACTAAAGTCAAAGGCAAAAAACACAAACGCAAGACAGTAAAAGTCGGCGGAGGTAACCCTATCACTGTTGCTTCTGCAAGTTCAACTGCCGCATCGCATATTGGACCTAAAGGAATGGGCGCTGTTTCAGCTGGTAGTGTCGTTGTGGGCAGTATATCTACATTACCAGTCGTAACTATAGTGAAAGGTAAAAAGGGCAAGCGTGAAGTTATCCATGTCGATAAAGGAAGCTCAACAACTGTCGGTTCATCCAGTTCCACTTCTGCAGTTCACACTGGACCGAAAGGATCCAGGGATGACATTCATGATGAAACTAACTTTTCTGGAGATGGTAACACCGATGATGAAAATTCCAGTCTGGAAGGTGATAATTCCAGTCAGGGAGATGGATATACCACTCACGAATGCAACGAACCAGATGAGGACACCGATGACGGAAATAGCGGCTCCGAAGATGGAGGTAACAGCTCTGAAGATGGAAATATCGGCTCCGGAGATGGAGGTACCACTCACGAATGCAACGAACCAGATGAGGACACCGATGAGGGAAATACCGGCTCCGGAGATGGAGGTACCACTCACGAATGCAACGAACCAGATGAGGACACCGATGATGGAAATAGCGGCTCCGGTGATGGAGGTACCACTCACGAATGCAACGAACCAGATGAGGACACCGATGATGGAAATAGCGGCTCCGGTGATGGAGGTACCACTCACGAATGCAACGAACCAGATGAGGACACCGATGACGGAAATAGCGGCTCCGGTGATGGAGGTAACAGCTCTGAAGATGGAAATATCGGCTCCGGAGATGGAGGTACCACTCACGAATGCAACGAACCAGATGAGGACACCGATGATGGAAATAGCGGCTCCGGTGATGGAGGTACCACTCACGAATGCAACGAACCAGATGAGGACACCGATGAGGGAAATACCGGCTCCGGAGATGGATATACCACTCACGAATGCAACGAACCAGATGAGGACACCGATGATGGAAATAGCGGCTCCGGTGATGGAGGTAACAGCTCTGAAGATGAAAATACCGGCTCCGGAGATGGAGGTACCACTCACGAATGCAACGAACCAGATGAGGACACCGATGATGGAAATAGCGGCTCCGGTGATGGAGGTAACAGCTCTGAAGATGGAAATATCGGCTCCGGAGATGGAGATACCACTCACGAATGCAACGAACCAGATGAGGACACCGATGATGGAAATAGCGGCTCCGGTGATGGAG GTAACAGCTCTGAAGATGGAAATATCGGCTCCGGAGATGGAGGTACCACTCACGAATGCAACGAACCAGATGAGGACACCGATGATGGAAATAGCGGCTCCGGTGATGGAGGTACCACTCACGAATGCAACGAACCAGATGAGGACACCGATGAGGGAAATACCGGCTCCGGAGATGGATATACCACTCACGAATGCAACGAACCAGATGAGGACACCGATGATGGAAATAGCGGCTCCGGTGATGGAG GTACCACTCACGAATGCAACGAACCAGATGAGGACACCGATGATGGAAATAGCGGCTCCGGTGATGGAG GTAACAGCTCTGAAGATGGAAATATCGGCTCCGGAGATGGAGGTACCACTCACGAATGCAACGAACCAGATGAGGACACCGATGACGGAAATAGCGGCTCCGGTGATGGAGGTAACAGCTCTGAAGATGGAAATATCGGCTCCGGAGATGGAG GTACCACTCACGAATGTAACGAACCAGATGAGGACACCGATGAGGGAAATATCGGCTCCGAAGATGGAGGTACCACTCACGAATGTAACGAACCAGATGAGGACACCGATGATGGAAATAGCGGCTCCGGTGATGGAGGTACCACTCACGAATGCAACGAACCAGATGAGGACACCGATGATGGAAATAGCGGCTCCGGTGATGGAGGTACCACTCACGAATGCAACGAACCAGATGAGGACACCGATGATGGAAATAGCGGCTCCGGTGATGGAGGTACCACTCACGAATGCAACGAACCAGATGAGGACACCGATGATGGAAATAGCGGCTCCGGTGATGGAGGTACCACTCACGAATGCAACGAACCAGATGAGGACACCGATGATGGAAATAGCGGCTCCGGTGATGGAGGTACCACTCACGAATGCAACGAACCTGATGAGGACACCGATGAGGGAAGCTCCGGCTCCGGAGATAATAATACCACTGATGAAAGTAAAGAGACCGGAACAAAACCAGGACATAAGAAGCACCACAGACATCATCGCAGACATAAAGACTCCGCTGAATACGACGTCGGTAAAGGATGGGATGATTCAACGGACGGTAGCcctgatcatcatcatcatcatcataggAGACACGTTATCGTCTCACCTTGGAAATGCAAAGGAAAGATTTGCTTCTGTTTCCGAAGATTTAAATATGTGCCGAAATTTCTTCGCGATTTAGTTTTGTAA